In the Diceros bicornis minor isolate mBicDic1 chromosome X, mDicBic1.mat.cur, whole genome shotgun sequence genome, ATGGGCTGTCCTTGGCAACTTCTGTGCTAGAATCCTAACTTCTAAGTTTATTTCTACAAGACTGTCTTCATACATATGTATCTCACCTACTTAGCACACTCCAAGGCAACATCATTAttaggtttatatttttaaataagagatCCAGAGGTAAGCTAAAACTGACATTCTGTCACAGTGTTTAGTAAGTGCTCACATTGCTTTTATCAGGTGATCAGCTCTTTCATTAAGTAATATGTGttcagttttgaaaaataatacgagaataaaaattattcatatttctACCATAAAGAGATGAACACTTTAcctttttactttatatactCTTAGACTGTGTGTTCATATATAGAATATATCAGATTTGAAGTAAAAAAGACTACAGAGAATGTTTTTTTAAACTGCTTTATTAACTTCACAATATATaatgagcatctttccatgcAATAGGTAAAACTCCCTTGCTTACAGAATCTTACAGACTGGGTCAAAAACACAACATTCAATTAGAAGCTGGTAATAGGAGACCCACCAGAAACGAGTAACACCAAAAGGTTTATAACAAAAGTATATCACAAACATGTAAGTTTAGGAAGCAGGTGTCTCCCTATCAACATCAGGGAAAACATCAGCATTCAAGGCATAAGGCAAAACTCATCATGATGGTCACGGTGTGGGGGGTCAGTGCTAACTGCCCGCAAACTATGACTCAACTGCTTTTCCCTTAGCTTTTCCATCAGctctctcacctcctccccaATCCTTTCCATATTCTCTTGTCTCACCCTTGCCTGCGGCTCTCCAAGCCTCTGGATCATGTCCCATCTACACTGCAGGATGGGCTGCCTAACACGGAACCGCCTACGATTTCCTCTAAGCACACAATATTCACCAGCTTCCAAAGGGAGGGCCCAGCGCTCGACTTTATTAGCATCTTGCtccttttcatcctttttttcattttcctgcttGGTATTTGCCATGTTGAGATTTTCTACTGCTGCTTCCTCTTTGGACGCCATTGCTCCTAGGAGACAAGAGACGAGAGAAGGGGCTATTTTCTTGGTCGGCTGATCAGCACCGAGGACAGAGGCCCTACTACGCACCTTTTAAGATTCAGAGCCCTGGATTCCAAagacttttttaaatttcatttttcccaCCTGAGAGGCTCCCTACGCCCTCTAGGGGGCCCCCAGTCCGagctctcccccctccctctcgcttctctcccctcccctccctcgccCCAAACCCACCATTTTCCTTGCCGATCCATCCCCAGGCCCCTGCAGGCACCAAAATGGAGGACGGGCTTGGGGAGAGGACTTGGGGTCTCAGGGCTTTCCACACGTTCcccacccccgtccccgccaCTGTCCCCGCACCGACCTGGGCCTATCCTTGCCGTCTCCTCCTCTTCCCGATTCTCGCCGCGAGCGCGCCGCCGCGACACTCAGACCCGCAGACCTGCAGAAGGCCGGGCTGGGGCAGCGGGGGCGGGAGCTGCTGCAGCCAAGCGCTCGGCGCCGACCGGCCACCGCCACCGCCCGGCCCCGGCCCCCCGGCCTGCgtctcctgcccccagcccagaTGTCCGTGCCAGCCGCCCTCCCGCGCGCGGACCACCATTTTCTACACCAAGAAggacgggggcggggcggggtgtcGCCAAAGCTCGCGGTGGTGCGGGAGGCAGGTGTTTCCGAAGGCTCGTCGCCTCGGGGCCGTGCAGCCCTCCACACAGGAAAGGCCCACCATGTTCTGCGGCCAAACGCGGGGCCGCGGGGACGTGGGGCTGCGGTCTCTGCGCACCTGCACCCGGGGCAGCCGGACCCCCTGGCAGGGTCCGCAGGCCGTGTCCGCTCTCCCGCGCCAACCCCAGGGAGCCCCCTCCGGATCCCTTACCTGCTGCCCCTCCGCCTCCTACTTTTCGTGGCCaccccccgcccgcccgcccgcacGGCCTCAGGGCTACCGGGAGCAGAGACCGAGAAGGCAGCGAGTGACGCCGGGTCTGACGCCAGCGCGAGGCGCGCGAGTCAGCGTGGGCCGGTCACGTGAGGCCTCCGTCCGCGCGAGCGGCAGAGCCCCTCCCGCCCCGCGGCGTCGCGCCGAGTCAGTCGGTCCGCGCGCCTCTCCCGGCCCACCTGCCCTCCAGCACCATCCTGGGCTCTAATGCGCGCCCTGCTTTGTGTATTCCTGGGCTTTTCTCCGCCTGCCCGGGAAGGGCAGGATCTTCTCAGGAGGCTCTTGGCCATTGCCACTTCTTCTCTGGGGACTTGGCTCttcccctcctctgctcccaaGATAAGCCTCCTTCCACATGCTGTCCTTTCTGCTGCCAATGCTCTCCATTTTCCTTCCACTAAAATGCACAgttgtggtctagtggttaagattctgcaCTCTCACCGCGGTGGCCACGGGTTTTTTCCCCATCAGGGAACCACATTACCCATCTGTccctctgttggttgtcatactgtggcactgggtgttgctgtgatgctgaaagctatgccatgggtatttcaaataccagcagggtccctcatggtggacaggtttcaggggaGATTCCAGAttaaggcagactaggaagatATACCTGGCATTCACTTCTGAAAATATTGGCCATGAACCACCTTTCGAATAGCAATGGAGCATTGGCTGGAACATAAGAGGATGGCGCAAACAGACCAGGAagggttcagctctgctgcaCATAGGGTTGCTAGGAGTTAGAATAGACCctacagcactaacaacaacaaaaaatgcctAGGAGATGTATGCCAGGAAAAGAGCCTAGGAGagtgtatttttaataatatctctctcttgtttcttttatagtaaacaaaaaaatatacttctttaaaaagaacaaaagaaataaagttatttttatttaaaaaacaagattatAGTTGGAAAAAACCCCAACCACCTGTCTCTTCTAATAAGTCATTATATAAATATAGCCTCTACAGGCAACTACTTTTTTAGAACTTGGAAAAGGATGGGGCAGCTGATGGCTTCCTTTCTGAGGGGCCCTAGATTCATGAGGCCCTTCCATGAGGTGAGCCAATGAGTGTGTGATGCCACAGAGCCTTGTTGGATTTTCAgaactaaaacaacaaaaaaaactcacAAATTTCTGGTTCAAAAGGCAATAAGTATGTCTTTATTTGCAAATAGCATGATCATGTATTTAGAGAATACTAAGAGATCTACAATAAACCTATAGAACTAAGAATTTAATTTATCAGGATTGCAATTATAGATAGATATACAAAAGCTCAATTGTATTCGTGTATGCTAGTAATTAATAATTGGAAATTgaaactgtgtgtatgtgtatataaatatatatacataatatatgataGCTTCCAAAAACGTGAAATACTTGgggataaatttaagaaaacatgtagaaaatgtatatatggaaaactacaaaacactgctgaaagaaactaaaaatcaaaataaatgtaaaaataaaccaTGGTCCTGTATCAGGAAATTCAGTACTGTTACAATATCAATTCTCTTCAAATTGAGCTATCAATTCAGTGGAGTCAAAATCAAAATTGCAGGCAGGTGTCTTTGTATAACTTGACAAACCTATGcccaaatttatatggaaatgcatagGATCtagaatagagaaaataattttggaaaaacaCCCCACAAATCTGGAGAATTGCATTATCTGATTTCCAGAATAATGATGTAGTAATAAAAGTAGTGGAGTAATGGAGTATACATAGATATTGgacttatcaaaattaaaaacttatgctcTTTGAAAGATATGGTTAAGAAAATGAAGTGGGAaaccgggagaaaatatttacaatacatGTAATTGACAGAAGGTTTGTATCCAGAAGATACGTAAAGAACTCctaaactttaaaataagaaagcaaacaatgcaataaaaaatgatcaaaagatttgaacaaacatTTGCAAAAGTACATGTACAAATTGCAAATGCACTCATGGAAAGATGATCAatctcattagtcatcagggaaatgtgaaaaaaacagaatgaaataccactacacgcCCATTAgaattgctaaaattaaaaagtctgacaATCTCAAGTATTTTTGAGGAtatggaacaactggaactctcattcattactgGTGGGAAGTCCAACCACTTTGAAAGACTTTCTGAGTTTCTTGAAAAGTTAAactatacacttaccatatgtcccagaaattccactcagGAATTTTCCCAAACAGAATGCAAAACATATTTCCTCAAAAAGAtttgtacaggaatgttcatagcaatttcatttataatagccccaaagtggatacaatccaaatgtccatcaacaagtgaatgaataaacaaactgtgatgtACTCGTAATTAGAATACTGCTAAGTGATAAAGAGGAACAAACTACTGGTACAAAACATGTTATACTCAGGGAAAGCtatcagacacaaaagagtgcattctgcatgattccatttataaagttCTAGAAGAAGCAAAACTAATTTATATTGATATAAATTGGATCAAGTCAGTGTTTGCCTAGCTTGAAGGTTGAGATTTTTCTCACTGTAAAGGGGACATAACAGAATTTTTTCAGCTGagagaaatgttctgtatcttgatggggtagtgactccactggcaaatagATTTGttgaaatcattgaattgtatagttaaaatatatgtatctttttatatgtaaattataccccaataaagttgattaaaaataaaatatctaggaataaatctaattaaATACTTGCAAGAcctctacactgaaaattataaaataattttgagaaacattaaagaagacctaaataagtatAGAGAtatactgtgctcatggattgaaagactcaatattttaaagTTGTCAGttattcccaaattgatctataaattcaatgccatTCATATAAAAATCTCAGCAGGTTATTTTTTGTTGACAAGCAGATTCCAACTatgtatatgaaaatgcaaagagcCAAATATAACCAAGAAAACCTTGAAGAAAAAGAGAGCTCCAATACTTCCACTACTAGATACCAAACTTAATACAATCCTATAGTGAGTAAATAGTGAATAAATAGTATGATATTGTCTCAAAAGttaacatatatatgtacacacacacacacacacatatgtatggatCTGTGAAACATACCTACACATACTGTTACCTGATTTATGACAAAGATGACAGTGCAATGAAGtgggcaaaatattttttttccaaaaagtagTAGCAGATCAGTTGGATattcaaatgtgaaaaatatatgtTGACTCCATCTTaaataatacacaaaaataaactcccaATGGATTGCAGATCTAAATGGAAAAGGTGAAAATATCATTCTAATGCAAAATACACAGGAAATCATCTCCTCCTTTGGAGGCAGTGTTCCTAAAGAGGACATAAAAAGCAATAATTATGAAGGACAAAAAAGAATATACGTTGCACTTAATTAATATCAAAAACTTCTGTTGATGAAAAGATACCATTAAAAGAATAAGAAGGCAAGTCACAaactaggagaagatatttgaaacacatatatctgacaaatgaTTGGTATCTATAATgtataaagaacactcacaaatgaataagaaatgaaaagaaaatacagacaattcaatggaaaaaTGGGCAAACACCTTAAAACGGCACTCCAAAAATAATATCCAAATGTCTAATGAATTTGTGAAAATATGGTCAACTTTATTAGCttgcaga is a window encoding:
- the LOC131401267 gene encoding protein BEX1-like gives rise to the protein MASKEEAAVENLNMANTKQENEKKDEKEQDANKVERWALPLEAGEYCVLRGNRRRFRVRQPILQCRWDMIQRLGEPQARVRQENMERIGEEVRELMEKLREKQLSHSLRAVSTDPPHRDHHDEFCLMP